One genomic window of Centropristis striata isolate RG_2023a ecotype Rhode Island chromosome 20, C.striata_1.0, whole genome shotgun sequence includes the following:
- the agt gene encoding angiotensinogen — protein sequence MRSTLLLLLCCYLSGSQANRVYVHPFHLFAAENVSCETLQTQTSKPLQTLPVAPLDIEVLTADSRDPSKMDAQKQNITERTGVLAELLNSLGLRMYQAVSRKQQNTNTLLSPVNTFGSLVTFYLGASKTTARKYLMLLGLSRDGDREDCVSLVDGHKVLKTLQGINSLVDDGPKDEITTQVWAFARQDTQLSEDFIQGMQDFSDTSFTRSVDFSKPQEAEQLVNSFVETTSDGRLKGVFKDLNSSTDLLFVTSFNFQGNWRTAFQPEKTSMQEFHVDETTTVMAPLMTHTGQYHYLNDKVQRCTVVKLSLSKRSYMLLVLPHEGANLRDIESKLLTDVMSGWYQNLQEGLLELSLPKFSMSSVTDVRDLLTNMSPELEAQMLGSEAEFSQLSNTKPFTINKAVNKVLFEMSEEGAEPQDKIQEAGIPLKLTINRPFFFSVIEGDSNAILMLGKITNPTL from the exons ATGCGGTCTACTCTACTCCTCCTACTCTGCTGCTACCTCTCAGGAAGCCAAGCCAACCGCGTCTACGTCCACCCCTTTCATCTCTTCGCCGCCGAGAATGTCAGCTGCGAAACTCTGCAGACCCAGACATCCAAGCCTCTGCAGACACTTCCTGTTGCCCCGCTTGATATCGAAGTCCTGACAGCCGACAGCAGGGACCCGTCAAAAATGGACGCACAGAAGCAGAACATCACAGAGAGGACAGGGGTCCTGGCAGAGCTGTTGAACTCTCTGGGCCTGAGGATGTACCAGGCTGTCAGCAGAAAACAGCAGAACACCAACACCCTCCTCTCTCCGGTCAACACCTTTGGATCCCTCGTCACCTTCTACCTGGGGGCATCCAAGACGACAGCAAGAAAATATCTG ATGCTTCTGGGCCTGAGCAGGGACGGCGACCGAGAGGACTGTGTGTCTTTAGTGGACGGACATAAGGTACTAAAGACCCTGCAGGGCATTAACTCTCTGGTGGATGACGGGCCGAAAGATGAAATCACCACCCAGGTCTGGGCCTTCGCTCGCCAGGACACTCAACTGTCTGAGGACTTTATTCAAGGCATGCAGGACTTCTCCGACACATCGTTCACTCGCAGTGTGGACTTCTCCAAACCCCAAGAGGCAGAGCAGCTGGTGAACAGCTTTGTGGAGACAACATCAGACGGGAGGCTGAAAGGCGTCTTCAAAGATCTAAACTCAAGCACTGACCTTCTGTTTGTCACGTCCTTCAACTTCCAAG GCAACTGGAGGACAGCTTTCCAACCAGAGAAGACCTCCATGCAAGAGTTTCACGTGGATGAAACAACCACAGTGATGGCTCCGCTGATGACCCACACGGGTCAGTACCACTACCTGAATGATAAG GTACAGCGGTGCACAGTTGTGAAACTGTCTCTGAGCAAACGGTCCTACATGTTGCTGGTTTTGCCTCATGAAGGAGCCAACCTCCGTGATATTGAGTCTAAGCTGCTAACTGATGTCATGTCTGGCTGGTACCAGAACCTCCAGGAGGG TCTGCTGGAGCTGTCCCTCCCGAAGTTCTCCATGTCTTCTGTGACTGATGTGCGCGACCTGCTGACCAACATGTCTCCAGAACTTGAGGCCCAGATGTTGGGCTCTGAGGCCGAGTTCAGCCAACTCAGCAACACCAAACCCTTCACTATAAATAAG GCGGTCAACAAGGTGTTGTTTGAGATGTCAGAGGAAGGAGCAGAACCTCAGGACAAGATCCAGGAGGCAGGCATCCCTCTGAAACTGACCATCAACCGGCCGttcttcttttctgtcattGAGGGAGATTCTAACGCCATCCTCATGCTGGGAAAGATTACCAATCCTACACTGTAA
- the cog2 gene encoding conserved oligomeric Golgi complex subunit 2 isoform X2 has product MICRKKKVCVLRLIQVVRSVEKIEKILHSQNTKESNSLEISSPLLAGQILERIATEFNQLQFHAVQSKGMPLLDKVRPRIAGITSMLQQSLEGVLIEGLQTSNVDMVRHCLRTYATIDKTRDAEALVGQVLVKPYMDQVIVEEAVKSSQNGLQLMYSRLLEFVPHHCRLLREVTGGAISSDKADIVPGYDFLVNSVWPEMIKGIEERLAYLFNPGNPDIFYERYSTSMEFVRRFERQCSSQASVKRLRVHPSYTSFQNKWNLPVYFQLRYKEIAGSLENAISDGLEAAPAGSVYHLQVSEVLWSCLMRCWSDKVYLSPLAHRFWKLTLQLYSRYAKFLDEVLTKTPAPEVTKEPIRPLPSSASSTSSRTSGQDEGGSESGSPASLSTKQLVYIAADVQKLQEQISELSEMVRQRLEAIGFKNFVVVEESLSDSKACLSSSIPTLNNRMTQHLTERSCRFLKSASEVPRLYRRTNKDLPVRASAYMDNALRPLHQLLTDSTGLVTPSTAQEWLRVTLSDCTQRYYETISEVLSSVRKMEESLKRLKQARKGASTTTTAGANGGPTDDSKIRLQLALDVEYLGEQIQKMGLQPSNISMFSTLMDLVKEARELAEQNQ; this is encoded by the exons Atgatctgcagaaaaaaaa AGGTGTGTGTATTGAGGTTGATTCAGGTGGTCCGGTCAGTGGAGAAGATTGAGAAGATCCTCCACTCACAGAACACCAAGGAATCCAACTCTCTGGAAATCAGCAG TCCGTTGTTAGCTGGTCAGATCTTGGAGAGGATTGCTACAGAATTCAACCAGCTGCAGTTCCATGCTGTACAGAGCAAAGGCATGCCCCTACTGGACAAAGTCAGACCT CGTATCGCAGGAATCACCTCCATGCTGCAGCAGTCTCTGGAGGGCGTGCTGATCGAGGGTCTGCAGACGTCCAATGTGGACATGGTGCGTCACTGCCTGAGGACGTATGCCACCATAGACAAGACGCGAGATGCGGAGGCCTTGGTAGGACAGGTGCTGGTCAAGCCATACATGGACCAG GTGATTGTAGAAGAGGCAGTGAAGTCCAGTCAGAATGGTCTCCAGTTGATGTACTCTAGACTGTTGGAGTTTGTTCCTCATCACTGTAGACTGCTCAGAGAGGTGACTGGTGGAGCCATATCAAG TGACAAAGCTGACATAGTGCCAGGTTATGATTTTCTGGTGAACTCTGTGTGGCCAGAGATGATCAAAGGGATAGAGGAGCGGTTGGCATACCTCTTCAACCCTGGAAACCCCGACATATTTTATGAG CGTTACAGCACGAGTATGGAGTTTGTGCGGAGGTTTGAGCGTCAGTGCAGCTCCCAGGCCAGCGTGAAGAGACTGAGAGTACACCCATCATATACCAGCTTTCAAAACAAATGGAACCTGCCTGTCTACTTTCAACTACG GTACAAGGAAATAGCAGGAAGTCTGGAAAATGCCATCAGTGATGGACTTGAGGCAGCACCAG CTGGCAGTGTATACCACCTGCAGGTGTCTGAGGTGTTGTGGTCCTGCCTGATGAGATGTTGGTCAGACAAAGTCTACCTGTCACCTCTGGCTCATCGCTTCTGGAAGCTCACGCTGCAGCTTTACTCACGATATGCCAAGTTTCTTGACGAG GTGTTGACAAAGACTCCGGCCCCTGAGGTGACTAAAGAGCCAATCAGGCCTCTGCCGAGCTCGGCGTCCTCCACCTCCAGCCGAACGTCGGGGCAGGATGAGGGCGGCAGTGAGAGTGGGAGTCCTGCCTCGCTGTCTACCAAACAGCTGGTCTACATCGCAGCTGACGTCCAGAAGCTGCAGGagcag ATATCAGAGTTGTCAGAGATGGTCAGACAGAGGTTAGAAGCCATCGGATTCAAAAACTTTGTGGTTGTTGAAG AATCTCTTTCAGACTCCAAGGCTTGCCTGTCGAGCAGTATTCCCACCCTGAACAACAGGATGACCCAGCATCTTACTGAACGCAGTTGCCGTTTCCTGAAGAGTGCCTCCGAGGTCCCGCGACTCTACCGCAGGACTAATAAG GATTTGCCAGTGCGTGCATCCGCCTACATGGACAACGCTTTACGCCCGTTACATCAGTTGCTGACTGACTCAACGGGGCTGGTCACCCCCTCTACAGCACAAGAGTGGCTGCGAGTTACACTGTCCGACTGCACACAGAG GTACTATGAAACCATCTCAGAGGTGCTCAGCTCTGTGAGAAAGATGGAGGAGAGTCTGAAGCGATTGAAGCAAGCCAGAAAGGGTGCGAGCACAACTACCACAGCAGGAGCAAATGGCGGACCCACAGACGACAGCAAGATCAGACTTCAGCTGGCACTGGATGTAGAATACCTGGGGGAACAG ATCCAGAAGATGGGTCTCCAGCCAAGCAACATCTCCATGTTCTCCACTCTGATGGACCTGGTCAAAGAGGCCCGAGAGCTCGCTGAACAGAACCAGTAA
- the cog2 gene encoding conserved oligomeric Golgi complex subunit 2 isoform X1 — protein sequence MNLPKGPDSLCFDKDVFMKDDFDVDQFVAECRKQVQLEEMREDLELYYKLLKTAMVELINKDYADFVNLSTNLVGMDKALNQLSVPLGQLREEVMSLRSVVSEVIQAIDNQLTKQDDLQKKKVCVLRLIQVVRSVEKIEKILHSQNTKESNSLEISSPLLAGQILERIATEFNQLQFHAVQSKGMPLLDKVRPRIAGITSMLQQSLEGVLIEGLQTSNVDMVRHCLRTYATIDKTRDAEALVGQVLVKPYMDQVIVEEAVKSSQNGLQLMYSRLLEFVPHHCRLLREVTGGAISSDKADIVPGYDFLVNSVWPEMIKGIEERLAYLFNPGNPDIFYERYSTSMEFVRRFERQCSSQASVKRLRVHPSYTSFQNKWNLPVYFQLRYKEIAGSLENAISDGLEAAPAGSVYHLQVSEVLWSCLMRCWSDKVYLSPLAHRFWKLTLQLYSRYAKFLDEVLTKTPAPEVTKEPIRPLPSSASSTSSRTSGQDEGGSESGSPASLSTKQLVYIAADVQKLQEQISELSEMVRQRLEAIGFKNFVVVEESLSDSKACLSSSIPTLNNRMTQHLTERSCRFLKSASEVPRLYRRTNKDLPVRASAYMDNALRPLHQLLTDSTGLVTPSTAQEWLRVTLSDCTQRYYETISEVLSSVRKMEESLKRLKQARKGASTTTTAGANGGPTDDSKIRLQLALDVEYLGEQIQKMGLQPSNISMFSTLMDLVKEARELAEQNQ from the exons ATGAATCTACCAAAGGGGCCAGATTCGTTGTGCTTCGACAAAGATGTTTTTATGAAG GATGACTTTGACGTTGATCAGTTTGTGGCGGAGTGTCGGAAGCAGGTCCAGCTGGAGGAGATGAGGGAGGACCTGGAGCTCTACTATAAGCTGCTGAAAACGGCCATGGTGGAGCTCATCAACAAGGACTATGCAGACTTTGTCAACCTGTCCACCAACCTG GTGGGGATGGACAAAGCCCTCAATCAGCTTTCTGTGCCATTGGGGCAGTTACGAGAGGAGGTTATG AGTTTGCGATCTGTTGTGAGTGAAGTGATTCAGGCTATAGACAACCAGCTAACCAAACAGGAtgatctgcagaaaaaaaag GTGTGTGTATTGAGGTTGATTCAGGTGGTCCGGTCAGTGGAGAAGATTGAGAAGATCCTCCACTCACAGAACACCAAGGAATCCAACTCTCTGGAAATCAGCAG TCCGTTGTTAGCTGGTCAGATCTTGGAGAGGATTGCTACAGAATTCAACCAGCTGCAGTTCCATGCTGTACAGAGCAAAGGCATGCCCCTACTGGACAAAGTCAGACCT CGTATCGCAGGAATCACCTCCATGCTGCAGCAGTCTCTGGAGGGCGTGCTGATCGAGGGTCTGCAGACGTCCAATGTGGACATGGTGCGTCACTGCCTGAGGACGTATGCCACCATAGACAAGACGCGAGATGCGGAGGCCTTGGTAGGACAGGTGCTGGTCAAGCCATACATGGACCAG GTGATTGTAGAAGAGGCAGTGAAGTCCAGTCAGAATGGTCTCCAGTTGATGTACTCTAGACTGTTGGAGTTTGTTCCTCATCACTGTAGACTGCTCAGAGAGGTGACTGGTGGAGCCATATCAAG TGACAAAGCTGACATAGTGCCAGGTTATGATTTTCTGGTGAACTCTGTGTGGCCAGAGATGATCAAAGGGATAGAGGAGCGGTTGGCATACCTCTTCAACCCTGGAAACCCCGACATATTTTATGAG CGTTACAGCACGAGTATGGAGTTTGTGCGGAGGTTTGAGCGTCAGTGCAGCTCCCAGGCCAGCGTGAAGAGACTGAGAGTACACCCATCATATACCAGCTTTCAAAACAAATGGAACCTGCCTGTCTACTTTCAACTACG GTACAAGGAAATAGCAGGAAGTCTGGAAAATGCCATCAGTGATGGACTTGAGGCAGCACCAG CTGGCAGTGTATACCACCTGCAGGTGTCTGAGGTGTTGTGGTCCTGCCTGATGAGATGTTGGTCAGACAAAGTCTACCTGTCACCTCTGGCTCATCGCTTCTGGAAGCTCACGCTGCAGCTTTACTCACGATATGCCAAGTTTCTTGACGAG GTGTTGACAAAGACTCCGGCCCCTGAGGTGACTAAAGAGCCAATCAGGCCTCTGCCGAGCTCGGCGTCCTCCACCTCCAGCCGAACGTCGGGGCAGGATGAGGGCGGCAGTGAGAGTGGGAGTCCTGCCTCGCTGTCTACCAAACAGCTGGTCTACATCGCAGCTGACGTCCAGAAGCTGCAGGagcag ATATCAGAGTTGTCAGAGATGGTCAGACAGAGGTTAGAAGCCATCGGATTCAAAAACTTTGTGGTTGTTGAAG AATCTCTTTCAGACTCCAAGGCTTGCCTGTCGAGCAGTATTCCCACCCTGAACAACAGGATGACCCAGCATCTTACTGAACGCAGTTGCCGTTTCCTGAAGAGTGCCTCCGAGGTCCCGCGACTCTACCGCAGGACTAATAAG GATTTGCCAGTGCGTGCATCCGCCTACATGGACAACGCTTTACGCCCGTTACATCAGTTGCTGACTGACTCAACGGGGCTGGTCACCCCCTCTACAGCACAAGAGTGGCTGCGAGTTACACTGTCCGACTGCACACAGAG GTACTATGAAACCATCTCAGAGGTGCTCAGCTCTGTGAGAAAGATGGAGGAGAGTCTGAAGCGATTGAAGCAAGCCAGAAAGGGTGCGAGCACAACTACCACAGCAGGAGCAAATGGCGGACCCACAGACGACAGCAAGATCAGACTTCAGCTGGCACTGGATGTAGAATACCTGGGGGAACAG ATCCAGAAGATGGGTCTCCAGCCAAGCAACATCTCCATGTTCTCCACTCTGATGGACCTGGTCAAAGAGGCCCGAGAGCTCGCTGAACAGAACCAGTAA